Proteins encoded together in one Acholeplasma hippikon window:
- the hpf gene encoding ribosome hibernation-promoting factor, HPF/YfiA family produces MRYEITGKNGFQPTDAIRAYVEKKMVKVINFFDNNAVDYARIVLSAYKNFTKVEVTIPSPYIILRSEVKDPDMYAAIDKTVDKLSQQIRKHKTKVRKEMQKGGAKSIFTQEFDTEALEKEVKANNLVKSKKISIKPMTVDDAITAMELSGHDFFIFLDINTFDPRIVYRRDDGDYAVIDAAPEKNK; encoded by the coding sequence ATGAGATACGAGATAACTGGTAAGAATGGATTCCAACCAACAGACGCAATTAGAGCGTATGTTGAAAAAAAGATGGTGAAAGTCATAAATTTCTTTGATAATAACGCCGTTGATTATGCAAGGATAGTACTTAGTGCATATAAGAACTTTACAAAAGTTGAGGTTACAATTCCATCACCATATATTATCTTGAGAAGTGAAGTTAAAGATCCGGATATGTATGCTGCAATCGATAAGACTGTAGATAAATTAAGTCAACAAATAAGAAAACATAAAACTAAAGTTAGAAAAGAAATGCAAAAAGGTGGAGCAAAATCTATCTTTACGCAAGAATTTGATACAGAAGCATTAGAGAAAGAAGTAAAAGCAAACAATTTAGTTAAAAGTAAGAAAATTTCTATTAAACCAATGACAGTTGATGATGCCATCACTGCAATGGAATTAAGTGGACACGACTTCTTTATCTTCTTAGATATTAATACTTTTGACCCAAGAATTGTTTATCGAAGAGACGATGGAGATTACGCAGTGATTGATGCAGCTCCAGAGAAAAATAAATAA
- the fusA gene encoding elongation factor G encodes MKDYRTDALRNIALLGHQGSGKTSLAESLLYVSGVVNKKGEVEKKNTKSDFLIEEQTRGTSMQTSLIPVEWNDCKLNFLDVPGNDELVGELYHALEVVKGAVILIDATKGVEVGTEAVWREIRKRHIPAVLFINKMDKENINYEKLLEDIREKLGKKAVPFTYPIGRKEDFEGFVNVVEMKARIYNGVECVDAEIWEEKMPKVAALNEMIMESVAETSEELLEKYLGGEKLSIEEVKKALHDNIINGELTPVLVGSVTKNIGVQTLLKMLIDFAPSPDELKPLEALNVETNQHETIKTVSSNPFSGFVFKTMVDPFIGTISFIKINSGTLKVGDEVYHERTQSLMKINTLMTLIGKDQIPITEAFAGDIVVTTKLDNLRTDDTLSTVKQKLRFEKVILPTPVIYKALHPHDKNDEDKISMALSRLNVEDPSFDLVRNKETGQLLIGGYGLSHISYIAERMKSLFKVGVDFEDQKIVYRETIKKKGEGEGKHKKQSGGAGQYGHVKITFEPSEMDFEFHENVFGGAVPKSYFPAVEKGLIKTFEKGPLAGFPVIKVKSTLFDGSYHDVDSNEISFVLAADLAFKNALDKVQPTILEPILKLSISVKEAYVGDVMGDLNKRRGRILGMDQLDGFTIITAEVPEAEVVSYAIDLKAMTQGSGRFEREFIRYDEVPQHLQPKIIEQYKK; translated from the coding sequence ATGAAAGATTATAGAACCGATGCCCTTAGAAACATTGCACTTCTCGGACATCAAGGCAGTGGAAAGACTTCACTTGCTGAGAGCTTACTCTATGTTTCAGGGGTAGTGAATAAAAAAGGAGAAGTGGAAAAGAAGAACACGAAGTCTGACTTCTTAATTGAGGAACAAACACGTGGCACTTCAATGCAAACATCTTTAATACCAGTAGAATGGAATGACTGCAAACTTAATTTTCTTGACGTGCCTGGGAACGACGAATTAGTCGGTGAACTCTACCATGCACTCGAGGTGGTTAAGGGTGCAGTCATTTTAATTGATGCCACTAAAGGTGTTGAAGTTGGAACCGAAGCAGTGTGGAGAGAAATAAGAAAACGCCACATTCCAGCAGTACTTTTCATTAATAAAATGGATAAAGAAAACATTAATTATGAAAAGTTATTAGAAGATATTAGAGAAAAATTAGGTAAAAAAGCTGTTCCATTTACTTACCCAATTGGTAGAAAAGAAGATTTTGAAGGTTTCGTTAATGTCGTTGAGATGAAAGCAAGAATTTACAATGGCGTTGAATGTGTTGATGCTGAAATTTGGGAAGAAAAAATGCCAAAAGTTGCAGCATTAAATGAAATGATCATGGAATCAGTTGCTGAAACTTCTGAAGAGTTATTAGAAAAATATTTAGGTGGAGAAAAACTAAGTATCGAAGAAGTTAAAAAAGCATTACATGACAATATCATTAATGGTGAATTAACACCAGTATTAGTTGGTTCTGTTACAAAAAACATTGGTGTTCAAACATTACTTAAAATGTTAATTGATTTCGCACCAAGCCCAGATGAGTTAAAACCATTAGAAGCGTTAAATGTAGAAACCAATCAACATGAAACCATTAAAACAGTTTCATCAAATCCATTTAGTGGATTTGTCTTTAAGACAATGGTTGACCCATTTATTGGAACCATTTCCTTCATTAAGATTAATTCAGGTACATTAAAAGTAGGAGATGAAGTGTACCATGAAAGAACGCAAAGCTTAATGAAGATTAATACCTTAATGACATTAATCGGTAAGGATCAAATCCCTATTACAGAAGCATTTGCTGGGGATATTGTAGTTACAACTAAACTGGATAATCTAAGAACAGATGATACTTTATCAACTGTTAAACAAAAATTAAGATTTGAAAAAGTTATATTACCTACACCAGTTATTTATAAAGCACTTCATCCACATGATAAAAACGATGAAGATAAGATTTCAATGGCTTTATCTAGATTAAATGTGGAAGACCCATCATTTGATTTAGTAAGAAATAAAGAAACAGGTCAATTATTAATTGGTGGTTATGGATTATCTCATATTTCATATATTGCAGAACGTATGAAATCATTATTCAAAGTTGGTGTTGACTTTGAAGACCAAAAGATTGTCTATCGTGAAACCATTAAGAAAAAAGGTGAAGGTGAAGGAAAACATAAGAAACAATCTGGTGGTGCTGGTCAATACGGTCACGTTAAGATTACCTTTGAACCAAGTGAAATGGATTTTGAATTCCATGAAAATGTATTTGGTGGGGCAGTTCCTAAATCATACTTCCCAGCTGTAGAAAAAGGATTAATCAAAACTTTTGAAAAAGGACCTTTAGCAGGCTTCCCAGTGATTAAAGTTAAATCAACATTATTTGATGGTTCATATCATGATGTGGATAGTAATGAAATCTCATTCGTTTTAGCAGCAGATTTAGCATTTAAGAATGCTTTAGATAAAGTTCAACCAACCATATTAGAACCTATTTTAAAACTTTCAATTAGTGTGAAAGAAGCTTATGTCGGTGATGTCATGGGTGATTTAAATAAACGTCGTGGCAGAATCTTAGGTATGGATCAATTAGATGGATTTACCATCATTACAGCTGAAGTACCTGAAGCAGAAGTTGTAAGTTATGCAATTGACTTAAAAGCAATGACACAAGGTAGTGGTAGATTTGAACGTGAGTTCATTAGATATGATGAAGTCCCACAACATCTACAACCAAAAATCATTGAACAATATAAAAAGTAA
- the yidD gene encoding membrane protein insertion efficiency factor YidD: MKKLAIKSIKWYQRTLSPIKKHKCRHTPTCSAYALEAYQTHNFFYASLLTSKRLLTCNPLFKPKYDPVPPKKEKHKHDHSNEVQESNS, translated from the coding sequence ATGAAAAAGTTAGCAATCAAATCTATTAAGTGGTACCAAAGAACACTTAGCCCAATTAAAAAGCATAAATGTCGTCACACACCAACATGTTCAGCTTATGCGCTTGAAGCTTATCAAACGCATAACTTCTTTTATGCTTCTTTATTAACAAGCAAAAGATTGTTAACTTGCAATCCATTATTTAAACCTAAGTATGATCCAGTTCCGCCTAAAAAGGAGAAACATAAACATGATCACAGTAATGAAGTTCAAGAGTCAAATTCTTAA
- a CDS encoding alpha/beta hydrolase, whose amino-acid sequence MITVMKFKSQILNQERTIRIFIPDEASGPYQVLYMYDGQNLFDKTHATFSQIWDMETQVNRMLKAGLIPPLMIVGIDSTLERLDEYSPFSNDLIYKTMSDEFRVEPYGDKTNQFIVDELMPFINDQYHTLHSYNHIAGSSLGGLMALHAGLTYPKKFRGVGIFSLAAHFNKPALKQLLQNKQPERNQRYYIVLGTNESNSTSESLNKEYLDVSNTVNVAIRKRVDKVFYRAFKDGKHNENFWASLVPSFLYFLFEK is encoded by the coding sequence ATGATCACAGTAATGAAGTTCAAGAGTCAAATTCTTAATCAAGAACGTACCATTAGAATTTTTATACCTGATGAAGCAAGTGGACCTTACCAAGTATTATATATGTACGATGGACAAAACCTATTTGATAAAACACACGCTACTTTCAGTCAAATTTGGGATATGGAAACACAAGTCAATCGTATGCTTAAGGCTGGATTAATTCCACCGCTTATGATTGTAGGTATAGATTCAACACTTGAAAGATTAGATGAATATTCACCATTTAGTAACGATTTAATTTATAAGACGATGTCTGATGAATTTAGAGTTGAACCTTATGGTGATAAAACAAATCAATTCATTGTTGATGAACTTATGCCTTTTATTAATGATCAATATCATACCTTACATAGTTATAACCACATTGCAGGTTCTTCTTTAGGAGGGCTAATGGCATTACATGCTGGATTAACTTATCCAAAGAAATTTAGAGGTGTTGGTATCTTTAGTTTAGCTGCACATTTTAATAAACCCGCTTTAAAACAATTACTACAAAATAAACAACCCGAACGTAATCAAAGATATTACATTGTATTAGGAACAAATGAATCTAATTCTACATCAGAAAGTTTAAATAAAGAATACTTAGATGTATCTAACACAGTCAATGTTGCCATAAGAAAACGCGTTGATAAAGTATTTTACAGAGCATTCAAAGATGGTAAACATAATGAAAACTTCTGGGCATCACTTGTTCCATCATTCTTATATTTCTTGTTTGAAAAATAA
- the proS gene encoding proline--tRNA ligase, protein MSNNKKLVESITSRDVDFSQWYTDLCLKAELMDYSEAKGFIIYRPLGYAIWENIQSYLDKKFKQTGHQNVYMPMLIPESLFKIEKEHVEGFAPEVAMVTTTGVEDLAERLLVRPTSEVLFGTHYAKIVRSHRDLPKKYNQWCSVVRWEKTTRPFLRGKEFLWQEGHTVHATAEEAKEETLRMLDIYEKLGRELLAIPFVTGRKTEKEKFAGALETYSIEALMHDGQALQSGTSHYFGQEFAKAFGIKFTNNNNELEYAYQTSWGVSTRLIGAVIMVHGDDEGLVLPPYLAPTQVVIIPIAANDQVTETANKLKEELESQGIRVMLDDSKKSPGWKFAEYEMKGVPFRIEVGPRDLEHGNVQVVFRHTREKALLAVEDVKDFIQPAMKKMHEDMYQNALNHVQTHTNVAKTYDEFKQHLKNGGYIKMSVSGQDAEIQIKAETGATARVSVDEPLVTEICPVTGKPATMTILFARAY, encoded by the coding sequence ATGAGCAATAATAAAAAATTAGTTGAAAGTATTACATCTCGTGATGTAGATTTTAGTCAGTGGTATACTGACCTTTGCTTAAAAGCAGAGTTAATGGATTATTCAGAAGCAAAAGGATTTATTATTTACCGTCCTTTAGGATATGCTATCTGGGAAAATATTCAAAGTTACTTAGATAAGAAATTTAAACAAACAGGGCATCAAAATGTATACATGCCAATGTTAATCCCAGAATCATTATTTAAAATTGAAAAAGAACACGTTGAAGGATTCGCACCTGAGGTCGCTATGGTAACAACTACAGGCGTTGAAGACTTAGCAGAACGTTTATTAGTTAGACCAACATCAGAAGTATTATTTGGTACACACTATGCGAAAATTGTTAGATCACATAGGGATTTACCTAAAAAATACAACCAATGGTGTTCAGTTGTTAGATGGGAAAAAACAACTCGTCCATTCTTACGTGGTAAAGAATTCTTATGGCAAGAAGGACACACTGTCCATGCTACTGCTGAAGAAGCAAAAGAAGAAACATTAAGAATGTTAGATATCTATGAAAAATTAGGTAGAGAATTACTGGCAATCCCGTTTGTTACAGGTAGAAAGACTGAAAAAGAAAAGTTTGCTGGAGCACTAGAAACTTATTCAATTGAAGCGTTAATGCATGATGGACAAGCTTTACAATCAGGTACTTCACACTACTTTGGACAAGAATTTGCAAAAGCATTTGGTATTAAATTTACAAACAACAACAATGAATTAGAATATGCTTACCAAACATCTTGGGGAGTATCAACAAGATTAATTGGTGCTGTTATCATGGTTCATGGTGATGATGAAGGTTTAGTATTACCTCCATACTTAGCACCAACTCAAGTTGTAATTATTCCAATTGCAGCAAATGATCAAGTAACTGAAACTGCTAACAAGTTAAAAGAAGAATTAGAATCTCAAGGTATTAGAGTTATGTTAGATGATTCTAAGAAATCACCAGGTTGGAAGTTTGCTGAATACGAAATGAAAGGTGTACCTTTCCGTATTGAAGTAGGTCCAAGAGACTTAGAACATGGCAATGTTCAAGTTGTATTCCGTCATACAAGAGAAAAAGCATTATTAGCTGTTGAAGATGTTAAAGACTTTATTCAACCAGCAATGAAGAAGATGCATGAAGATATGTATCAAAATGCATTAAATCATGTGCAAACACATACAAATGTAGCAAAAACTTATGATGAATTTAAACAACATTTAAAAAATGGTGGTTACATCAAGATGTCAGTATCTGGTCAAGATGCTGAAATCCAAATTAAAGCAGAAACAGGAGCAACTGCTCGTGTGAGTGTAGATGAACCATTAGTTACTGAAATCTGTCCAGTTACAGGTAAACCTGCAACGATGACAATTCTATTTGCAAGAGCTTATTAA
- a CDS encoding S1-like domain-containing RNA-binding protein — MALEVGKINLLQVVRKTDIAYLLKNKENEEVFLHINESDHQKLVPNQIVEAFLYYDAKGRLAATLHEPKITLGNPGLLEVVSVKPGLGVFLDLGISKDVLLSKDDLGDDESLWPQVGEKLYVDLKVKTKMTARLIPYNEIRVITGNLEIGKEYDGFVQVIGKIGYFIYTEEGNLVLVKKSNTRQTFRLGEAVKVKVTFETKSGYEGTLGQFKEVVRVDDSKMIMDFLEKTGEMPYTADTDSETITQVFGLSRKAFKRALGLLYKQRKVEFRDGKTYLVK, encoded by the coding sequence ATGGCTTTAGAAGTAGGAAAAATTAATTTACTTCAAGTAGTAAGAAAAACAGATATTGCTTACTTACTTAAGAACAAGGAAAATGAAGAGGTTTTTCTACACATTAATGAATCGGACCATCAAAAATTAGTTCCGAATCAAATTGTAGAAGCTTTCCTTTATTATGATGCAAAAGGACGTTTAGCCGCAACCCTTCATGAACCTAAAATAACTTTAGGTAATCCTGGGTTATTAGAAGTGGTGAGCGTTAAACCAGGCTTAGGTGTATTCTTAGATTTAGGCATCTCTAAAGATGTTTTATTAAGTAAGGATGACTTAGGTGATGATGAATCATTATGGCCCCAAGTGGGTGAAAAATTATATGTGGATTTAAAAGTTAAAACAAAAATGACTGCTAGATTAATTCCATATAATGAAATCAGAGTGATCACTGGTAATTTAGAAATTGGTAAAGAATATGACGGGTTCGTTCAAGTCATTGGTAAAATTGGTTACTTCATCTATACAGAAGAAGGTAATCTTGTTTTAGTTAAAAAATCTAATACAAGACAAACTTTCCGTTTAGGAGAAGCTGTTAAAGTAAAAGTAACTTTTGAAACAAAGAGTGGCTATGAAGGAACATTAGGTCAATTTAAAGAAGTTGTTAGAGTTGATGATTCTAAAATGATTATGGACTTCTTAGAAAAAACAGGCGAAATGCCTTATACTGCTGATACTGACAGTGAAACAATTACTCAAGTATTTGGATTGTCTAGAAAAGCATTTAAACGTGCTTTAGGATTACTATACAAACAAAGAAAAGTCGAGTTTAGAGACGGAAAGACATATTTGGTGAAATAA
- a CDS encoding Fic family protein, which translates to MHQDILEVDKLHFNELREHVGEEKFFILLNEFVKKFTYESITIEGKNALSQEDVYNLLEKEVIVTQLPEREQKEALNYKKAFAHVFKLVISRRRLNEDILKDLHEILVEGIFVGGQYRKVNIQIKNSMHQPPDYVKVYDRMAKFFYDLEHFKGTAVQKGAFAHAQIFKIYPFLEGNGRLARLVLNYIIMFDGYMPISIPLSDKEIYLQSIDTFKVEKDLSPFVDYLYQLLVNSYEQYIETLESL; encoded by the coding sequence ATGCATCAAGACATTTTAGAGGTAGATAAACTACACTTCAATGAATTGCGTGAGCATGTAGGGGAAGAAAAGTTTTTTATACTATTAAATGAGTTTGTTAAAAAGTTCACCTATGAATCAATTACGATCGAAGGTAAAAATGCTTTGTCACAAGAAGATGTTTATAATCTCTTAGAAAAAGAAGTGATTGTAACCCAATTACCTGAACGTGAACAAAAAGAAGCTCTTAATTATAAAAAAGCATTTGCTCATGTTTTCAAGTTAGTTATATCAAGACGTAGATTAAATGAAGATATTTTAAAAGACCTACATGAAATACTTGTTGAAGGTATTTTTGTGGGTGGACAATATCGTAAGGTTAATATTCAAATTAAAAACAGTATGCATCAACCACCTGACTATGTAAAGGTGTATGATCGTATGGCTAAGTTCTTTTACGATTTAGAACATTTTAAAGGAACTGCTGTGCAAAAGGGTGCTTTTGCGCATGCACAAATCTTTAAAATTTATCCTTTCTTAGAAGGAAATGGTCGATTAGCAAGACTCGTCTTAAATTATATTATAATGTTTGATGGCTATATGCCAATATCAATCCCATTAAGTGATAAAGAAATTTATCTACAATCAATAGATACCTTTAAAGTGGAAAAAGATCTTTCACCTTTTGTAGATTACTTATATCAACTGTTAGTTAATTCTTATGAACAGTATATCGAAACTTTAGAGTCATTATAA
- a CDS encoding cold shock domain-containing protein has translation MKGTVKWFDAGKGYGFITSSEGKDVFVHFSAIQAEGYKSLAEGDQVEFEIKEGDRGAQAASVSKI, from the coding sequence ATGAAAGGTACTGTTAAATGGTTTGATGCTGGTAAAGGTTACGGATTTATCACATCATCAGAAGGTAAAGATGTATTTGTTCACTTCTCAGCTATCCAAGCTGAAGGTTACAAATCATTAGCTGAAGGCGACCAAGTAGAGTTCGAAATTAAAGAAGGCGATCGTGGTGCGCAAGCTGCATCAGTTTCAAAAATTTAA
- a CDS encoding LuxE/PaaK family acyltransferase, with product MNHIKKLFKQKPYNNKGQDQLFTKAMKENCLFHYQSSETYRRICISQNFHPDQIKTIDDLEKIPIIPTAYLKQNEMLSVDKKKLKIKVTSSGTSGKKSVVGFDLKSIFMGLRMLLRLGKYHKLFSLKPSRFIVMGYEYTKKTSIAISKSTYVYTFFSPALSKDYALKYINGEYKLDLENIKQKLIKYSKKKAPVRINGFPSYTYFLLKQMKDEGFKLKLPKGSMLSTGGGWKQFQNEQIDKNTFYDLVNDVVGIPHEKIFEFFSAVEHPVLYVDCKYHHFHVPAYARVLIRDVHDLKVIGANKIGLVNLLSPIANSIPLTSIMTDDLGILHDTPCPCGLTTPYLELISRVGVKDVVTCAQGASEYLVGGAK from the coding sequence ATGAATCACATCAAAAAACTATTTAAACAAAAACCATATAACAATAAAGGACAAGATCAATTATTTACAAAGGCAATGAAAGAAAATTGCCTTTTTCACTATCAAAGTTCAGAAACTTATAGAAGAATTTGTATAAGTCAAAACTTTCACCCAGACCAAATTAAAACAATTGATGATTTAGAAAAAATACCTATTATTCCAACCGCTTATCTTAAACAAAATGAAATGTTAAGTGTAGATAAAAAGAAACTAAAAATAAAAGTTACATCCAGTGGAACTAGTGGTAAAAAATCAGTGGTTGGTTTTGACTTAAAAAGTATTTTCATGGGTTTACGTATGCTACTTAGATTAGGCAAATATCATAAACTATTTTCACTTAAGCCATCACGTTTTATTGTGATGGGGTATGAATACACAAAAAAGACAAGTATTGCTATTTCCAAAAGTACTTATGTTTATACATTTTTCTCACCAGCATTATCTAAAGACTATGCACTTAAGTATATTAATGGTGAATACAAATTAGATTTAGAAAATATTAAACAAAAGTTAATAAAATACAGTAAAAAGAAAGCACCCGTTAGAATCAATGGTTTCCCAAGCTATACTTACTTTTTATTAAAACAAATGAAAGATGAAGGTTTCAAACTAAAACTACCAAAAGGTTCTATGTTATCTACTGGTGGTGGTTGGAAACAATTTCAAAATGAACAAATTGATAAAAACACATTTTATGATTTAGTAAATGATGTTGTAGGTATACCCCATGAAAAAATCTTTGAGTTCTTCTCTGCTGTTGAACACCCTGTTTTATATGTTGATTGTAAGTACCACCATTTTCATGTACCTGCCTATGCACGTGTTTTAATTCGTGATGTGCATGATTTAAAAGTTATTGGGGCTAATAAAATAGGCTTAGTTAATTTGTTAAGCCCAATTGCAAATTCCATTCCACTTACAAGTATCATGACAGATGATTTAGGTATCCTACACGATACGCCTTGTCCATGTGGACTAACGACTCCTTATTTAGAACTTATTTCTAGAGTAGGTGTAAAAGATGTTGTTACTTGTGCACAAGGAGCTAGTGAATACTTAGTAGGAGGTGCAAAATGA
- a CDS encoding acyl-CoA reductase, producing the protein MILYQGKTYESTKKDELLSSLYLDILKTLNEESLATETVINACDTLYKKILNHEFDSYITPLTQESNISNEELHEMLSILSKEGLTYKLETELGIDHKNLKPLNNSTKRRFEPIGVLLHIAAGNMDFLPIYTVIEGLLVGNINLVKLSSHDKGLSLKLIDELLKIEPKLTNFIYLFDIPSSDISSLKKLADISNALVVWGSNEAIKSVRSLASTNTKIIEWGHKLSFAYANHSTTDTDLVNLSHHILKTNQVLCSSVQGIFYDTDNEVELTTFGKRFFEILKETSKSYPKDIGMIGRNTIQIYTEQLKENNNSIYLNEDGVSVCIKFDHELALSFMFRNVWVKPLTKENIITKFHKHKYHLQSCALLVHDETKDEVISKLIRSGVQRITGPNASRFIIGEAHDGTYALREYVNLIEIDEK; encoded by the coding sequence ATGATTTTATACCAAGGTAAAACTTATGAATCAACAAAAAAGGATGAACTACTTTCATCCCTTTATCTTGATATCTTAAAAACATTAAATGAAGAGTCTTTAGCTACAGAAACCGTCATTAACGCATGTGATACACTTTATAAAAAAATATTAAATCATGAATTTGATTCATATATTACACCTTTAACCCAAGAATCAAACATCTCAAATGAAGAATTACATGAGATGTTAAGTATTTTATCTAAAGAAGGATTAACTTATAAACTAGAAACTGAATTAGGTATTGATCATAAAAATTTAAAACCTTTAAATAACAGCACCAAAAGACGTTTTGAACCCATAGGAGTCTTACTTCATATTGCTGCAGGAAACATGGATTTTCTACCAATATACACTGTTATTGAAGGATTATTAGTAGGTAATATTAATTTAGTTAAATTATCTAGTCATGATAAAGGTTTATCTTTAAAATTAATTGATGAACTTTTAAAGATAGAACCTAAATTAACTAATTTTATTTATCTATTTGATATACCAAGTTCAGATATTTCATCACTCAAGAAATTAGCTGATATATCAAATGCTTTAGTTGTTTGGGGGAGCAATGAAGCAATCAAGTCAGTTAGATCATTAGCTAGTACAAACACAAAAATTATTGAGTGGGGACATAAACTAAGTTTTGCCTATGCAAATCATTCAACAACTGATACTGACTTAGTTAATTTAAGTCACCACATCTTAAAAACAAATCAAGTACTTTGTTCTTCTGTTCAAGGAATCTTCTATGATACAGATAATGAAGTTGAATTAACGACATTTGGTAAAAGATTTTTTGAAATCTTAAAAGAAACTTCTAAATCATATCCTAAAGATATTGGTATGATTGGTAGAAATACAATTCAAATTTATACCGAACAATTAAAAGAAAATAATAACTCCATCTACTTAAATGAAGATGGAGTGAGTGTTTGTATTAAGTTTGATCATGAATTAGCTTTATCATTTATGTTTAGAAATGTATGGGTAAAACCCTTAACAAAAGAAAACATTATTACAAAGTTTCACAAACATAAATATCATTTACAATCATGTGCGTTATTAGTGCATGATGAAACTAAAGATGAAGTGATAAGTAAACTTATACGTTCTGGTGTGCAAAGAATTACAGGACCAAATGCATCTAGATTTATCATCGGTGAAGCCCATGATGGAACTTACGCATTAAGAGAGTATGTTAATTTAATAGAAATAGACGAAAAATAG
- a CDS encoding GIY-YIG nuclease family protein — MTPKLSGWNYIVYTLISRNFKHRVFTLQEIYDFEAYFKTVYPENFHIKDKLRQILQNLRDKGLLNFLSGGKYQLIEKEINKKETIETKSEVVYLLSNESIPGWVKIGSSNDIERRLKELYNTSIPLPFKVEELITTKTLEESRVLEKSIHSIIDTINPNLRKNTEANKREFFKMTVDQGKSVFRLVSQIVGISVISATNPINQINIQ; from the coding sequence ATGACACCTAAATTAAGTGGTTGGAATTATATCGTATATACATTAATAAGTAGAAATTTTAAACATAGAGTTTTTACACTTCAAGAAATTTATGACTTTGAAGCGTATTTTAAAACGGTTTATCCAGAAAACTTTCATATTAAAGATAAATTAAGACAAATACTTCAAAACCTAAGAGACAAAGGTTTACTTAATTTCTTAAGTGGTGGTAAATATCAACTGATCGAAAAGGAAATAAATAAAAAAGAAACTATTGAAACAAAAAGTGAAGTGGTTTATTTATTATCTAATGAATCAATACCAGGTTGGGTTAAAATTGGAAGTTCGAATGATATTGAAAGAAGACTAAAGGAACTTTATAATACTTCAATTCCATTACCGTTTAAAGTAGAAGAACTAATCACTACTAAAACATTAGAAGAATCAAGAGTTTTAGAAAAGAGTATTCATAGTATCATTGATACAATCAACCCAAATTTAAGGAAAAATACTGAAGCAAATAAAAGAGAGTTCTTTAAGATGACAGTAGATCAAGGGAAATCAGTCTTTAGATTGGTATCTCAGATTGTAGGCATTTCAGTTATTTCTGCAACTAACCCAATTAATCAAATAAATATTCAATAA
- a CDS encoding 3'-5' exonuclease family protein has translation MKYLFFDIECANTKDGICKMCSFGYVVTDTAFNVLEKDDLIINPDDEFDWYFFKKNSRIKLPYPKEKYLEYPNFLGQYKKIENILLNDYKAIFGYNVSGDIKFIKQAYERYGLEPIEVKAYDVIKISKEYGGYTGKLANIPKELLKDEGIDLTSHKSVDDAYKTMIVLKRALSLDFCGIDKLE, from the coding sequence TTGAAATATTTATTTTTTGACATTGAATGTGCAAATACTAAAGATGGAATCTGCAAGATGTGCTCATTTGGATATGTAGTAACAGACACAGCATTTAATGTATTAGAAAAAGATGATTTAATTATTAATCCTGACGATGAATTTGATTGGTACTTCTTTAAGAAGAACTCAAGAATCAAATTACCTTATCCAAAAGAAAAGTACTTAGAATATCCTAATTTCTTAGGACAATACAAAAAAATAGAAAATATCCTTTTAAATGATTATAAGGCTATTTTTGGTTATAACGTTAGTGGGGATATTAAGTTTATTAAACAAGCATATGAAAGATATGGGTTAGAACCAATTGAAGTAAAAGCATATGATGTCATAAAGATTAGTAAAGAATATGGTGGTTATACAGGTAAATTAGCAAATATACCTAAAGAACTACTTAAAGATGAAGGCATAGATTTAACTAGTCATAAGAGTGTTGATGATGCTTATAAGACAATGATTGTGTTAAAGAGAGCACTTAGTTTAGATTTTTGTGGGATTGATAAACTAGAGTAA